A single window of Pristis pectinata isolate sPriPec2 chromosome 8, sPriPec2.1.pri, whole genome shotgun sequence DNA harbors:
- the sytl4 gene encoding synaptotagmin-like protein 4, translating to MSKQMELINLSFLSDKEKEVIMRVLIRDEQLRTLEEKRIRKLKTELLEIRRKGAKRGSLDYSDKTCARCQNSLGRFVKSGRVCKQCNHLVCKECGAEDVNRIWRCNVCIKESKLKKQTGDWFFEYRARRHSIDFGSDIIRASLKRKHGINKRETAGQALLQKALAAEGKANTEAKSQQKISEDGGKVSGNQSETREASDQPSDTESIGRVSVSSQKNSLQQRNTPNNSRRSSLTESSPGNINGLPASRPIVTSSMTLPATSTSLAISKTNIRSDSDNETHTKKDSKVSMDEDSSENMFKKNVKPILKPTDYSKSVMDLRVSDSANKEESMGDRSRSVPGLNVEQDEEEEDIDKLVKIHRLTNPRHSLKSGSSVSTIGSMASIYSEAGDFGNVTVTGEIIFFLRYDQKKQALNIHVKECRNLAYGDENKRRSNPYVKSYLLPDKSRQSKRKTTIKRNTTNPIYNEIIRYDISESQLIMRTLQLSVWHYDRFGRNTFLGEVDLSLDTWKLNSESEECLPLHGKANEEAGYIPPYKGELVISIKYIPSTKTAPADKSKGKKGTRSVEGGELQVWIKEAKNLAPMKVGGTSDTFVKGYLLPFRTKTSKRKTPVVKKTLNPHYNHTFMYNGIKFEDLQHVCLELTIWDREPLSSNDFLGGVRLGVGNGMSNGQQVEWMDSAGEEINIWRRMTQYPGSWVEGTLLLRPDMTGHI from the exons ATGTCAAAACAGATGGAGTTGATCAACTTGTCGTTCCTGTCTGATAAAGAGAAGGAAGTAATCATGAGAGTTCTCATCCGTGATGAGCAGTTGCGAACACTGGAAGAAAAGCGAATAAG GAAGTTGAAGACTGAGCTGCTGGAAATTCGGCGTAAGGGAGCCAAGCGTGGCAGTCTGGACTACAGTGATAAGACTTGTGCACGCTGTCAGAACAGCCTTGGTCGCTTTGTCAAGAGCGGGCGTGTGTGCAAGCAGTGTAACCACTTGGTGTGTAAGGAATGTGGTGCTGAAGATGTAAACAGAATATGGAGATGCAATGTGTGCATCAAAGAGTC AAAGCTGAAGAAACAGACTGGAGATTGGTTTTTTGAATACCGAGCAAGAAGGCACAGCATTGATTTTGGTAGTGATATAATCAGAGCATCACTAAAGAGGAAACATGGGA TAAATAAGCGAGAGACAGCAGGACAGGCATTGCTACAAAAGGCACTGGCCGCTGAGGGAAAGGCAAATACTGAGGCAAAGTCACAGCAGAAGATTTCTGAAGATGGAGGCAAGGTTTCTGG CAACCAATCTGAAACCCGAGAGGCTTCTGATCAGCCAAGTGATACAGAGTCCATTGGACGTGTGAGTGTCAGCAGCCAAAAGAACAGCCTTCAACAGCGCAACACACCCAACAATTCCAG GCGGAGTTCCTTAACTGAAAGTAGTCCTGGTAATATAAATGGCCTTCCCGCTTCCAGACCCATTGTCACGAGCAGCATGACCCTTCCAGCTACATCAACTTCACTTGCCATCAGCAAAACCAACATTCGGTCTGACTCAGACAAC GAAACTCACACAAAAAAAGACAGCAAAGTTTCAATGGATGAAGATAGTTcagaaaatatgtttaaaaagaATGTAAAACCAATTCTAAAGCCCACAG ATTATAGTAAATCAGTGATGGATCTTCGCGTATCAGATTCCGCAAACAAGGAGGAATCCATGGGAGACCGCAGTCGGTCGGTTCCAGGTCTCAATGTAGAACAG gatgaggaggaagaggaCATTGATAAATTGGTGAAAATCCACCGTTTGACAAATCCTCGCCACAGTCTCAAGAGTGGAAGTTCTGTG AGTACTATAGGCAGCATGGCCAGCATCTACAGTGAAGCAGGTGATTTTGGCAATGTTACTGTCACTGGGGAGATCATCTTCTTCCTCCGCTATGACCAAAAGAAACAAGCACTTAACATTCATGTGAAGGAATGTCGCAACCTGGCTTATGGGGATGAGAACAAGAGGAGGTCAAACCC CTATGTGAAGTCTTATCTGTTACCAGATAAATCACGACAAAGTAAACGCAAGACTACAATTAAACGTAACACAACCAACCCTATCTACAATGAAATCATACGG TATGACATCAGTGAATCACAGTTAATTATGAGGACATTGCAACTTTCTGTGTGGCACTATGACCGCTTTGGGCGCAATACTTTCCTGGGAGAGGTGGACCTGTCACTGGACACTTGGAAACTCAATAGTGAGTCAGAGGAGTGCCTCCCTCTTCATGGCAAG gcaaatgaagaAGCTGGGTACATCCCCCCTTACAAAGGGGAGTTGGTAATTTCAATAAAATACATTCCAAGTACCAAAACTGCTCCTGCAGACAAGAGCAAGG GGAAGAAAGGCACAAGGTCAGTAGAGGGTGGAGAGCTGCAGGTGTGGATTAAAGAGGCCAAGAACCTTGCACCAATGAAAGTAGGAGGAACTTCAGACACTTTTGTCAAAGG gtacCTTCTACCGTTCAGGACCAAAACATCCAAGCGGAAAACTCccgtggtgaagaagacgttgaACCCTCACTACAACCACACCTTTATGTACAATGGCATAAAATTCGAGGATCTGCAGCACGTTTGTCTGGAATTGACTATCTGGGACAGAGAGCCCCTGTCATCCAATGACTTTCTCGGAGGAGTCCGTCTTGGAGTTGGAAATG GAATGAGCAATGGGCAGCAAGTCGAGTGGATGGATTCAGCCGGAGAGGAGATCAACATTTGGAGAAGGATGACCCAGTATCCTGGCTCCTGGGTTGAAGGAACCTTGCTACTTCGTCCAGATATGACAGGACATATATAA